The Bacillota bacterium genome has a window encoding:
- the gcvT gene encoding glycine cleavage system aminomethyltransferase GcvT, which yields MSELRKTPLYDAHAALGARLIDFGGWALPVQYTGILDEHKAVRERAGLFDVSHMGEIDVEGPDALRLVDHLVTNDCSGMSLHQVIYTPMCYPDGGVVDDLLVYKLAEDHYLLVVNASNTEKDFAWVQENLGSLNVHVRNISAETAQLALQGPRAEEILGALTRVDLRSIKFFFAVPDCPIADRKCLVSRTGYTGEDGFEIYCAPADAEHIWNALLDAGKPLGLSPAGLGARDTLRFEACLPLYGHELSPDISPLEANLGFFVKLGKDSFIGRDALLTQKERGLARKQVGLEILERGIPRQGYPVLAGDTVVGHVTSGAHSPTFNRGLALALVPVEHARAGTELAIDIRGRAHKAVVVKTPFYKKAYRKE from the coding sequence ATGTCCGAACTGCGTAAGACGCCTCTCTATGACGCCCACGCGGCACTGGGAGCAAGGCTGATCGATTTCGGAGGATGGGCCTTGCCGGTGCAGTACACCGGGATCCTAGATGAACACAAAGCAGTCAGAGAGCGCGCCGGCCTGTTCGATGTGTCCCATATGGGTGAGATCGACGTCGAAGGTCCGGACGCGCTCCGACTTGTCGATCACCTGGTGACAAATGACTGCTCCGGAATGTCCCTACACCAGGTCATCTACACCCCGATGTGTTATCCTGACGGTGGGGTAGTGGATGACCTCCTCGTCTACAAGCTGGCGGAAGACCACTACCTACTCGTCGTAAACGCGTCCAACACGGAGAAAGACTTCGCGTGGGTTCAGGAGAACCTGGGTTCTCTCAACGTACACGTGAGGAACATATCTGCGGAGACCGCGCAGCTCGCGCTGCAAGGCCCGAGAGCCGAAGAGATACTCGGGGCCCTTACCCGGGTCGACCTGCGCTCGATTAAGTTCTTCTTCGCTGTGCCCGACTGCCCGATTGCCGATAGAAAGTGCCTCGTGTCGCGGACAGGCTACACCGGTGAAGACGGTTTCGAAATCTACTGTGCTCCTGCGGACGCCGAGCATATCTGGAACGCGCTGTTGGATGCCGGGAAACCTCTAGGCCTTTCTCCCGCTGGCCTGGGTGCGCGCGATACGCTTCGATTCGAAGCATGTCTTCCCCTCTACGGGCACGAGCTTTCGCCCGACATCTCGCCTCTCGAGGCGAACCTCGGGTTCTTCGTCAAGCTCGGCAAGGACAGTTTCATCGGCCGCGATGCACTCTTGACCCAGAAGGAGAGGGGGCTCGCCCGCAAGCAGGTGGGGTTGGAGATACTAGAGCGAGGGATTCCGAGACAGGGGTATCCGGTGCTCGCGGGAGACACCGTCGTGGGCCACGTCACATCTGGTGCCCACTCGCCCACGTTCAACCGCGGGCTGGCGCTCGCTCTGGTGCCAGTAGAACACGCTCGAGCAGGAACTGAGCTCGCCATCGACATAAGGGGCCGTGCGCACAAGGCCGTGGTAGTGAAAACCCCGTTCTATAAGAAGGCGTACAGGAAGGAGTAA
- the gcvH gene encoding glycine cleavage system protein GcvH gives MASVVKFTRDHEWVRVEGNTAAVGITEHAVHELGDVIFVELPEVGLSANQGEKLAVVESVKAVADVFAPVGGVVTGVNDALTGKPDLLNEDPMGEAWIAKLEIANMGELDGLMDADEYEAFLKEEGD, from the coding sequence ATGGCCAGCGTCGTCAAGTTTACCCGGGATCACGAGTGGGTGCGCGTAGAAGGTAACACTGCCGCCGTCGGCATCACCGAACACGCAGTGCATGAACTCGGAGATGTCATCTTCGTAGAGTTGCCTGAAGTTGGCCTTTCGGCTAATCAGGGCGAAAAGCTCGCGGTGGTCGAATCAGTCAAGGCTGTCGCTGACGTCTTCGCCCCGGTAGGGGGAGTTGTAACTGGTGTCAACGATGCTCTGACAGGCAAGCCCGATCTGCTCAACGAGGATCCGATGGGCGAGGCCTGGATTGCAAAGCTCGAAATAGCCAATATGGGGGAACTGGACGGCCTCATGGACGCTGATGAATACGAGGCGTTCCTGAAGGAGGAAGGAGACTGA
- the gcvPA gene encoding aminomethyl-transferring glycine dehydrogenase subunit GcvPA yields the protein MGSPHRYIPNTEKDIEGMLQDIGVSGVDDLFSDIPPEFRLDRPLDLPSALSEQELMAEISRLASRNSASDANASYLGAGIYDHYVPSVVDHILRRGEFYTAYTPYQAEVSQGTLQVIFEYQTMVCELTGMDVANASLYDAGTAVAEAAIMACSATGRKKVLVTRATNPRYREVLVTYAKPRGIEIVLVDYCPAMGVTLAETVAQYAGPGVACLVAQSPNYFGCVEDMESLGSVVHSSGGLFVAVVNPISLGILAPPGSYGADIALGEGQALGNPMNFGGPLLGFFATTNALIRRMPGRLVGQTQDSSGRRGFVLTLQAREQHIRRESATSNICSNEALCALAAAVYLSLMGPGGLRRVAELCTWKAHYVRDRIAAIPNYEIPFNGPFFNEFVVRAPGCPVDRNQALLRKSIIGGKPLRGDYPELSGCTLWAVTEKRTREQLDTLVRELEVLV from the coding sequence ATGGGATCTCCCCACAGGTACATCCCCAATACCGAGAAAGACATCGAGGGGATGCTCCAGGACATCGGCGTGTCCGGTGTGGACGATCTGTTCTCAGACATCCCACCCGAGTTCAGGCTGGACAGGCCTCTCGATCTGCCTTCCGCTCTGTCTGAGCAGGAGCTGATGGCTGAAATTTCCAGGCTTGCTTCCAGGAACTCAGCCTCAGACGCCAATGCATCCTATCTCGGAGCTGGAATCTACGACCATTATGTGCCGAGCGTCGTGGATCACATCCTGAGACGTGGCGAGTTCTACACCGCATATACTCCCTACCAGGCTGAAGTGAGTCAAGGGACGCTCCAGGTCATCTTCGAGTACCAGACTATGGTCTGTGAACTCACGGGTATGGATGTCGCCAATGCATCTCTCTACGACGCGGGGACCGCTGTGGCGGAGGCTGCCATTATGGCGTGCTCGGCCACGGGGCGGAAGAAGGTGCTGGTGACACGCGCCACCAACCCAAGGTACCGAGAGGTCCTCGTCACTTACGCAAAGCCCAGGGGTATAGAGATCGTATTGGTGGACTACTGCCCAGCGATGGGTGTGACCCTGGCCGAGACCGTGGCCCAGTATGCTGGGCCAGGCGTGGCGTGTCTAGTTGCACAGAGCCCCAACTACTTCGGGTGTGTAGAAGACATGGAGTCCTTGGGCTCGGTCGTCCACTCCTCCGGTGGGTTGTTCGTCGCAGTGGTGAACCCCATCTCACTGGGCATTCTTGCCCCTCCCGGATCCTACGGGGCCGACATCGCCCTCGGTGAAGGGCAGGCGCTCGGGAACCCCATGAACTTCGGCGGGCCACTTCTCGGCTTCTTTGCCACCACTAACGCCTTGATAAGGCGGATGCCAGGACGCCTCGTGGGGCAAACTCAGGACTCATCCGGCAGGCGCGGGTTCGTACTGACGCTTCAGGCGCGGGAGCAGCACATAAGACGCGAAAGCGCGACCTCCAACATCTGCTCCAACGAGGCTCTGTGTGCCCTTGCCGCCGCAGTCTACTTGAGCCTCATGGGGCCGGGAGGGCTCAGGCGTGTCGCGGAACTCTGCACCTGGAAAGCCCATTACGTCAGGGACCGGATCGCGGCAATCCCCAACTACGAGATCCCGTTTAACGGTCCGTTCTTCAATGAGTTCGTGGTGAGGGCGCCCGGATGCCCTGTCGACCGCAACCAGGCTCTCCTACGAAAGAGCATCATCGGCGGCAAGCCTCTGCGTGGGGACTATCCTGAGCTTTCTGGGTGCACGCTCTGGGCGGTCACTGAGAAGCGCACCCGCGAGCAACTTGACACCCTCGTCCGGGAACTGGAGGTGTTGGTCTGA
- the gcvPB gene encoding aminomethyl-transferring glycine dehydrogenase subunit GcvPB has translation MKGPQPLIFELSAPGRAAVDLPQPDVPTSDLSTLFPAKSLRVDPPGLPEVSEVDVVRHFVNLSQLNHAVDTGFYPLGSCTMKYNPKVNEDAARLPGFTGLHPAQPESSVQGALELLYSLGRYLSEITGMDKFTLQPVAGAHGEITGLFIIRAYHLSRGEHRTKILVPDSAHGTNPASAAGAGMQVVQVKSDSSGNVDIDDLRAKISGEVAALMLTNPNTLGLFDEHLKEINEIVHGAGALLYYDGANANAILGKSRPGDMGFDVIHLNLHKTFSTPHGGGGPGSGPVGVKEFLEPFLPTPLVEFDEASGMYRWNYERPQSIGRVHSWNGNFAVMVRAWAYIRSMGPDGLRTASEHAVVNANYVMRKLMPLFDLPYDRPCKHECVLSGTKQKKAHGVRTLDMAKRLLDFGYHAPTVYFPLIVDEAMMIEPTETESRETLDAFIEVMTRIAHEAEECPDVLHDAPHTTPVGRLDETQAARRPVLRYSRES, from the coding sequence ATGAAAGGCCCCCAACCCCTCATTTTCGAACTGAGTGCCCCCGGGCGTGCCGCGGTGGATCTCCCCCAACCGGACGTGCCCACCTCTGATCTATCGACGCTGTTTCCTGCAAAATCACTTAGAGTTGACCCGCCGGGCCTGCCTGAGGTGAGCGAGGTCGACGTGGTCCGGCACTTCGTGAACCTGTCGCAACTCAACCATGCAGTCGACACCGGGTTCTACCCTCTCGGGTCCTGTACGATGAAGTACAACCCCAAGGTCAACGAGGACGCCGCAAGGCTGCCAGGCTTCACCGGTCTACACCCCGCGCAGCCCGAGTCTTCGGTGCAGGGTGCTCTGGAGTTGCTCTACTCTCTCGGCCGCTATCTGTCGGAGATCACAGGAATGGACAAGTTCACCCTCCAACCCGTGGCCGGGGCGCACGGCGAGATCACCGGGCTCTTCATCATCCGGGCCTATCACCTGTCCCGCGGAGAGCACCGCACGAAGATCCTGGTGCCGGACTCCGCTCACGGCACCAACCCCGCAAGCGCTGCTGGCGCCGGAATGCAGGTTGTTCAGGTGAAGTCCGATTCTTCGGGCAATGTCGACATCGACGACCTCAGGGCGAAGATTTCTGGCGAGGTCGCCGCCCTCATGCTCACCAACCCCAACACTTTGGGGCTCTTCGATGAGCACCTCAAGGAGATCAATGAGATCGTGCATGGGGCAGGAGCACTCCTCTACTATGACGGGGCCAACGCCAACGCTATCCTCGGTAAGTCGAGGCCTGGGGACATGGGGTTCGACGTGATACACCTGAACCTTCACAAGACGTTCTCCACGCCTCATGGAGGGGGTGGGCCGGGTTCCGGGCCGGTCGGGGTCAAGGAGTTCCTCGAGCCATTCCTTCCCACGCCCCTCGTTGAGTTCGATGAGGCATCCGGGATGTACCGGTGGAATTACGAGCGGCCCCAGTCCATAGGGCGCGTCCACTCATGGAACGGCAACTTCGCGGTCATGGTTCGCGCTTGGGCCTACATCCGATCCATGGGCCCCGACGGGCTTAGAACCGCGTCCGAACATGCCGTGGTCAACGCCAACTATGTAATGCGCAAGCTGATGCCGTTGTTCGATCTGCCTTACGACCGCCCGTGCAAGCACGAGTGCGTCCTCTCAGGCACAAAGCAGAAGAAAGCCCACGGGGTCCGCACCCTCGACATGGCCAAGCGCCTGCTGGATTTCGGGTACCATGCTCCCACGGTCTACTTCCCCCTCATCGTGGACGAAGCAATGATGATCGAGCCTACGGAGACGGAAAGCCGGGAGACACTCGACGCGTTCATCGAGGTCATGACCAGAATCGCGCATGAGGCGGAGGAATGCCCGGATGTCCTGCACGACGCGCCTCATACAACGCCGGTGGGGCGGTTGGACGAAACACAAGCGGCAAGAAGACCTGTGTTGAGGTACAGCCGAGAGAGCTAA
- a CDS encoding radical SAM protein, whose amino-acid sequence MSTAEDRAWSIRTANFAPEIVFARPSQTLTVSVTGSECALGCAHCGGRYLVGMRPAAEALAALTSGARTPRSLLVSGGCDPGGRVPLSTWLRQLREASPDGVRLNCHAGLVSADEAAEIARWADIVSFDFVSDPRVIQEVYGLSRSPEDYIDTYMALSNRVRTVPHICIGLAEALETGGSLHSGNPDSEIGAVEALRGLVDSGRAPLPPALVFIIFTPTRGTRFESKPPPSLALVGAVLARAREVFPDIPINLGCMRPTGDYRTQVDTLAIRCGVNLIVQPSAGAFDEARLQGLRVIETYECCVFEPTRSPGVLKIRASSGTAAALGLLPLKSLAAPTTAYVMVGDKCARDCAFCAQARSSTDGEGKLSRVTWPEVPRDAFANALAQAARSGRVHRACAQVVGGLDALAAAVEAVRFLRQTGGAGFPVSVSFSATSGEKDVEALLEAGADRVALPLDACEASIYQKVKGHDMSRALELILRCARAFPGRIGTHLIAGLGESEEDLIRLASRMFDAGVGVGLFAFTPLPGTRLAGAPPPDIGSYRRVQLCLYLMRQGLALVGDFDFRGGTVRRIAIPAETVMKAALSGEPFRTSGCPDCNRPFYNERPGGTMYNYPEPLEARDAETAAETALIGVELGD is encoded by the coding sequence TTGAGCACAGCTGAGGATCGAGCCTGGTCCATACGGACCGCAAATTTCGCACCTGAGATAGTTTTTGCAAGACCATCCCAGACGCTGACAGTCTCCGTCACAGGCAGTGAGTGCGCCCTCGGCTGCGCCCACTGTGGCGGCAGGTACCTGGTGGGCATGCGCCCGGCGGCAGAGGCCCTGGCTGCTCTCACGTCTGGGGCGCGGACTCCCCGATCCCTTCTCGTAAGCGGCGGATGCGACCCCGGGGGCCGCGTTCCTCTCAGCACTTGGCTCCGGCAGTTGCGGGAGGCTTCCCCCGACGGGGTCAGGCTCAACTGCCACGCAGGGCTCGTCTCAGCCGATGAGGCCGCGGAGATTGCGAGATGGGCAGATATTGTCTCTTTCGACTTCGTTTCGGATCCTCGTGTGATCCAGGAGGTATACGGGCTTTCACGGTCGCCCGAGGACTACATCGACACCTACATGGCCCTGTCCAACCGCGTCCGCACCGTCCCACACATCTGCATTGGACTCGCGGAAGCACTGGAGACAGGTGGATCCCTGCATAGTGGTAACCCTGATTCTGAGATAGGAGCTGTGGAGGCTCTGCGAGGGCTTGTGGACTCCGGCCGGGCCCCGCTCCCGCCCGCGCTTGTCTTCATCATTTTCACCCCGACCCGGGGCACCAGGTTCGAGAGCAAGCCGCCCCCTTCCCTCGCCCTAGTTGGTGCGGTTCTCGCCAGGGCGCGCGAAGTCTTCCCTGACATCCCTATCAACCTGGGGTGCATGCGTCCGACGGGTGACTACCGCACCCAGGTCGATACCCTCGCCATCAGGTGCGGAGTCAACCTGATCGTACAGCCCAGCGCCGGGGCTTTCGATGAGGCGCGGCTGCAGGGACTACGTGTTATCGAGACCTATGAATGCTGTGTGTTTGAGCCGACAAGGTCCCCCGGGGTATTGAAGATCAGAGCATCCTCCGGGACTGCGGCGGCCCTTGGGCTTCTTCCCCTCAAGTCACTCGCCGCCCCAACAACGGCCTACGTAATGGTCGGCGACAAGTGCGCGAGGGACTGCGCCTTCTGCGCACAGGCCAGGAGCAGCACGGATGGAGAGGGCAAGCTGTCTCGAGTGACGTGGCCCGAGGTCCCGCGAGACGCTTTCGCCAACGCGCTTGCCCAGGCTGCGCGCTCGGGGCGGGTCCACAGGGCATGTGCTCAGGTAGTAGGGGGCTTGGATGCCCTGGCGGCCGCGGTTGAGGCAGTCCGATTCCTCCGACAAACGGGCGGAGCAGGATTTCCGGTGAGCGTGTCGTTCAGTGCCACCTCTGGCGAGAAGGATGTTGAGGCGCTTCTGGAAGCGGGGGCCGACCGGGTGGCTCTCCCGTTGGACGCGTGTGAGGCCTCCATCTACCAGAAAGTCAAGGGGCACGATATGTCCAGGGCACTTGAATTGATCCTTCGGTGCGCACGGGCGTTTCCGGGAAGGATTGGGACTCATCTCATCGCGGGGCTAGGCGAAAGCGAAGAGGATCTGATCCGCCTTGCCAGCAGGATGTTCGACGCAGGCGTCGGCGTCGGCCTGTTTGCCTTCACGCCTCTTCCCGGCACCAGGCTTGCCGGGGCGCCGCCTCCAGACATCGGGTCTTACCGTCGTGTCCAGCTATGCCTCTACCTCATGAGACAAGGGTTGGCCCTGGTTGGGGACTTTGATTTCCGTGGAGGGACGGTTCGGAGGATTGCGATCCCTGCTGAGACCGTAATGAAGGCGGCCCTATCAGGTGAGCCGTTCAGGACATCAGGGTGTCCTGACTGCAACCGCCCTTTCTACAATGAACGTCCTGGTGGCACCATGTACAACTACCCTGAACCCCTTGAAGCGCGTGACGCCGAGACCGCTGCAGAAACCGCGCTCATCGGAGTAGAATTGGGAGACTGA
- a CDS encoding lipoate--protein ligase family protein: protein MSNENTTVWRIVWSPALPGPENMAVDEAILESVKQGLAPPTLRFYTWSPACVSIGYFQCAAASTDMAEIKRRGLGFVRRPTGGRAILHDDELTYSVVAPVSLLPGPSSVLDTYLTISRGLLSGLLALGAQVELAPRGGDRPGHAKSAACFDTPSSYELVSGGRKVVGSAQTRRGGVLLQHGSVPISMDFQLLTAVLGLEPRMKETLRSGVVTVSELLGRGIEPRELGEALAGGLIREVLGACERGELTGGEKALAAELVAKYNSDEWNFVR, encoded by the coding sequence ATGTCGAACGAGAACACGACGGTCTGGAGAATAGTATGGAGCCCGGCGTTGCCCGGGCCGGAGAACATGGCAGTCGACGAGGCAATCCTGGAATCGGTCAAGCAGGGGCTTGCGCCGCCCACTCTCCGGTTCTACACTTGGAGCCCAGCGTGCGTCTCGATCGGGTACTTCCAGTGCGCCGCGGCCTCCACAGACATGGCGGAGATCAAAAGACGCGGGCTGGGGTTCGTCCGCCGTCCCACCGGCGGCAGGGCGATACTCCACGACGATGAACTCACCTATAGCGTGGTTGCGCCCGTCAGCCTGCTTCCGGGCCCAAGCAGCGTGCTCGACACCTACCTCACCATCAGCCGAGGGCTCCTCTCCGGCCTGCTCGCACTTGGGGCACAGGTGGAGCTTGCGCCCCGTGGAGGAGACCGTCCAGGGCATGCCAAGTCCGCGGCATGCTTCGACACCCCGTCCTCGTACGAATTGGTCTCTGGAGGTCGAAAGGTCGTGGGGTCCGCCCAGACCCGGCGGGGTGGGGTCCTCCTTCAGCACGGTTCAGTCCCTATTTCCATGGATTTCCAGCTCCTGACGGCGGTGCTCGGGCTCGAGCCCAGAATGAAAGAGACTCTCCGCTCAGGAGTCGTCACTGTCAGTGAACTGCTCGGCCGGGGAATCGAGCCGCGTGAACTCGGGGAAGCGCTCGCGGGCGGGCTCATCCGTGAGGTGCTCGGAGCCTGTGAACGAGGGGAACTCACAGGGGGCGAGAAGGCCCTAGCGGCGGAGTTGGTGGCTAAGTACAACAGCGATGAGTGGAACTTCGTGCGGTGA
- a CDS encoding alpha/beta fold hydrolase: MQPEVMRGAETFTIPAGDGRVAALIIHGFAGSPSEVRPIGEHLASRGIFAYAPRLPGHGTSVEDMSRTRFTDWVGCAESALVRMKSEHDLVFVVGFSMGGLIALYLAQRHEVDGIAVISSPMRIRDPRVVLLPILKFFQKYDPPAPVPPEVSSGVNKVAYTQKPLVCAESLIRLMSIVRRNLAKVTTPALVVAGAQDRTAPPEDARYIADHLASVDKRLVLLPNSRHMCMFGEDQERLFEELSSFVTARSSTHRCCT; encoded by the coding sequence ATGCAGCCGGAGGTGATGAGAGGCGCTGAAACTTTCACGATCCCGGCTGGGGACGGCAGGGTTGCGGCGCTCATCATCCATGGATTCGCAGGGTCGCCCTCGGAGGTCAGGCCCATCGGAGAGCATCTCGCATCGAGAGGGATTTTCGCGTACGCGCCCCGGTTGCCTGGCCATGGAACGTCGGTGGAGGATATGAGCCGGACGCGTTTCACCGATTGGGTCGGGTGCGCCGAGTCCGCTCTGGTTCGCATGAAGAGCGAGCACGACCTCGTCTTCGTAGTGGGGTTCTCCATGGGAGGGTTGATTGCCCTCTACCTCGCACAGAGGCATGAAGTGGACGGGATCGCGGTCATCAGCTCGCCCATGCGCATCCGAGACCCGAGAGTCGTGTTGCTCCCGATACTCAAGTTCTTCCAGAAGTATGACCCGCCCGCCCCGGTGCCTCCGGAGGTGTCGAGCGGCGTAAACAAGGTGGCGTATACTCAGAAACCTCTCGTATGTGCGGAGAGCCTGATCCGTTTGATGTCCATCGTGAGGCGAAACCTTGCCAAGGTCACCACCCCTGCACTCGTAGTGGCGGGGGCTCAGGACCGGACCGCGCCTCCCGAAGACGCTAGGTACATTGCCGACCACCTGGCCTCTGTGGACAAGCGGTTGGTACTCCTACCCAATTCCAGGCACATGTGCATGTTCGGTGAAGACCAGGAAAGGCTCTTCGAGGAACTCTCCAGCTTCGTCACCGCACGAAGTTCCACTCATCGCTGTTGTACTTAG
- a CDS encoding NAD(P)/FAD-dependent oxidoreductase, whose translation MEGRAFDVVVVGSGPAGLSAALNARVRNKSVAVLSRRLGSQSLERAPAIENYLGVEKIPGRELITRFLDHARKTGANLIEEEVIGIYNLGDSFSLLTPSGDYSAKTLVLATGAVQAATIRGEADYLGMGVSYCATCDGPLYRGKRVVVIALAPHAEEEANFLVEICSEVTYVMLHRAGTEGAPKLKPEIRVTRSKVRAILGESTVTGVELEDGTIEADGVFIIRESIPVERLLDGLEMAEGVIRVDRDMATSVPGVFAAGDCVGRPYQVAKAVGEGQVAGLSAARFLDREGR comes from the coding sequence ATGGAAGGGCGCGCGTTCGACGTGGTGGTCGTGGGAAGCGGTCCTGCGGGACTCTCCGCCGCTCTGAACGCCCGGGTAAGGAACAAGTCCGTGGCCGTGCTCTCGCGCAGGCTTGGAAGCCAGAGCCTTGAGCGTGCGCCCGCTATTGAGAACTACCTCGGGGTCGAGAAGATTCCCGGGCGAGAACTCATCACGCGGTTTCTGGACCACGCAAGGAAGACAGGCGCGAACCTTATCGAGGAGGAAGTCATCGGCATATACAACCTCGGCGATTCGTTCTCGCTGCTCACCCCCTCGGGTGATTACTCTGCCAAGACACTGGTTCTTGCCACTGGTGCTGTACAGGCAGCAACGATCCGTGGTGAAGCAGATTACCTTGGCATGGGTGTGAGCTACTGTGCTACCTGTGACGGCCCGCTCTACCGCGGGAAGCGCGTCGTGGTGATCGCACTGGCGCCCCACGCGGAGGAGGAAGCGAACTTCCTCGTAGAGATATGCTCGGAGGTAACCTACGTGATGCTCCACCGGGCCGGCACGGAAGGGGCACCCAAGCTTAAGCCAGAGATCCGGGTCACAAGGAGCAAGGTTCGGGCGATCCTGGGAGAATCCACCGTGACTGGGGTGGAGCTCGAAGACGGGACCATCGAGGCAGATGGGGTCTTCATCATCAGGGAGTCAATCCCCGTTGAGAGGCTCCTCGACGGACTTGAGATGGCGGAGGGTGTGATACGCGTGGACCGTGACATGGCGACGTCGGTCCCGGGGGTCTTCGCGGCGGGCGACTGTGTAGGCAGGCCCTATCAGGTGGCAAAGGCTGTCGGCGAAGGGCAGGTCGCCGGACTGAGCGCTGCGAGATTCCTGGACCGGGAGGGGCGCTGA
- the folD gene encoding bifunctional methylenetetrahydrofolate dehydrogenase/methenyltetrahydrofolate cyclohydrolase FolD, whose translation MSATIIDGKAVAASIRQSVHEEVEAYQAAHGRVPGLAVVIVGNNPASRVYVNSKKKACAEVGIYSEEHALPEKATQEELMGLVRALNEDPAIDGILVQLPLPDHLDEDQVIETITPGKDVDGFHPVSVGNLVIGKPGLRPCTPAGIMELIHRTGIEVRGKRAVVVGRSNIVGKPVSLMLLAEHATVTICHSRTQDLPAVCREGDILVAAVGRPEMIKGDWVKPGAVVIDVGVNRLEDKRLVGDVDFAQASEVAGYITPVPGGVGPMTIAMLMKNTLEAACTRRS comes from the coding sequence ATGTCCGCGACGATCATTGACGGCAAGGCCGTTGCTGCCTCCATACGGCAGTCCGTGCATGAAGAGGTAGAGGCTTACCAGGCCGCACACGGCAGAGTCCCCGGGCTCGCCGTGGTCATTGTCGGCAACAACCCGGCGTCGAGGGTGTATGTCAACAGCAAGAAGAAGGCATGCGCGGAGGTTGGCATCTATTCGGAAGAGCATGCCCTGCCCGAGAAGGCGACACAGGAGGAACTGATGGGTTTGGTCCGCGCGCTCAACGAGGACCCGGCTATCGACGGCATACTTGTGCAGCTGCCCCTACCGGACCACCTCGATGAGGACCAAGTTATAGAGACCATAACCCCAGGGAAGGACGTTGATGGGTTCCACCCCGTCTCCGTAGGGAATCTTGTGATTGGGAAACCCGGTCTCCGCCCGTGCACTCCCGCGGGGATAATGGAGTTGATTCACCGCACAGGGATCGAGGTCCGGGGCAAACGCGCCGTGGTCGTTGGGCGTAGCAATATCGTGGGGAAGCCGGTGAGCCTCATGCTTCTCGCGGAGCACGCCACGGTCACCATCTGTCACTCCCGCACGCAGGACCTGCCCGCGGTGTGCCGCGAGGGAGATATCCTAGTTGCCGCGGTGGGCAGGCCGGAGATGATAAAGGGCGACTGGGTCAAGCCGGGTGCGGTTGTCATAGATGTGGGCGTGAACAGGCTCGAGGACAAGAGGCTGGTGGGCGATGTCGACTTCGCCCAGGCATCGGAGGTCGCGGGATACATAACCCCCGTTCCTGGCGGTGTTGGCCCCATGACCATAGCCATGCTCATGAAGAACACTCTCGAGGCAGCCTGCACCAGGAGGAGTTGA